In Chionomys nivalis chromosome 24, mChiNiv1.1, whole genome shotgun sequence, one genomic interval encodes:
- the Rps3a gene encoding 40S ribosomal protein S3a, whose protein sequence is MAVGKNKRLTKGGKKGAKKKVVDPFSKKDWYDVKAPAMFNIRNIGKTLVTRTQGTKIASDGLKGRVFEVSLADLQNDEVAFRKFKLITEDVQGKNCLTNFHGMDLTRDKMCSMVKKWQTMIEAHVDVKTTDGYLLRLFCVGFTKKRNNQIRKTSYAQHQQVRQIRKKMMEIMTREVQTNDLKEVVNKLIPDSIGKDIEKACQSIYPLHDVFVRKVKMLKKPKFELGKLMELHGEGGSSGKTTGDETGAKVERADGYEPPVQESV, encoded by the exons ATGGCGGTCGGCAAGAACAAGCGGCTGACGAAAGGCGGCAAGAAGGGAGCCAAGAAGAAAGT GGTTGATCCATTTTCGAAGAAAGATTGGTATGATGTGAAAGCCCCGGCCATGTTCAATATTAGAAACATTGGAAAGACACTAGTCACGAGGACTCAAGGAACCA AAATTGCATCCGATGGCCTCAAGGGTCGTGTGTTTGAAGTGAGCCTTGCTGATCTCCAAAACGATGAAGtcgcatttagaaaattcaagctAATCACTGAGGATGTTCAGGGCAAAAACTGTCTGACTAACTTCCACGGCATGGATCTTACCCGGGACAAAATGTGTTCCATGGTCAAAAAGTGGCAG ACCATGATTGAAGCTCACGTTGACGTCAAGACAACCGATGGTTATTTGCTCCGACTCTTCTGTGTTGGTTTCACTAAAAAACGCAACAATCAGATCCGCAAGACCTCATATGCACAGCACCAGCAGGTCCGCCAGATCCGGAAGAAGATGATGGAGATCATGACCCGAGAGGTGCAGACAAATGACTTGAAGGAAGTGGTTAATAAACT GATTCCAGACAGCATTGGGAAAGACATAGAAAAGGCTTGCCAGTCCATTTATCCTCTTCATGATGTCTTCGTTAGGAAAGTAAAAATGCTGAAGAAACCCAAGTTTGAAT tgggaaAACTCATGGAGCTCCATGGTGAAGGTGGTAGTTCTGGAAAAACTACTGGTGATGAGACAGGTGCTAAGGTTGAACGAGCTGATGGATATGAACCACCAGTCCAAGAATCTGTgtga